The following coding sequences lie in one Myxococcus xanthus genomic window:
- a CDS encoding vegetative protein translates to MAEAQTTQKRTSWPRFAKSNGKKACTVEGCKRPYRAKNYCYFHYKQWRQGDLPHSRYRTCSKPECRVKTFKGGLCEKHHGEAFKKDAA, encoded by the coding sequence ATGGCCGAGGCCCAGACGACCCAGAAGCGCACCAGTTGGCCGCGTTTCGCCAAGAGCAATGGCAAGAAGGCGTGCACCGTGGAGGGCTGCAAGCGCCCCTACCGCGCCAAGAACTACTGCTACTTCCACTACAAGCAGTGGCGCCAGGGCGACCTGCCGCACAGCCGTTACCGCACCTGCTCCAAGCCGGAGTGCCGCGTGAAGACGTTCAAGGGCGGCCTGTGCGAGAAGCACCACGGCGAGGCCTTCAAGAAGGACGCGGCGTAG
- a CDS encoding tetratricopeptide repeat protein has product MSWFLTLSLLAATPEGGAAKKAEDAESLRLRATKLYRAKKLGEACPLFERAAKLAPEHGPTLADLGLCLQKQGRQEQALAVYLRALKASGADAKTRANVYFNLAAFHDVTPEALTLEHQPTPRGHYLAIRGAGPCADLPSSEPSCGTVLQACFSEWTAPVEAVYAETPPMFYTETGFNMHVNGAGAREDASTPARRGEAGYCPNAPSPADGGSPTGRHCLYWASNELLDECHYKEHVCEAQREPWLKNGGSCKFVYVNPCEGRVAVACSGARFSPKQVWVGEVLVAPVR; this is encoded by the coding sequence ATGTCCTGGTTCCTGACGCTGTCCTTGCTCGCGGCCACGCCGGAGGGCGGCGCCGCGAAGAAGGCGGAGGACGCCGAATCGCTGCGTCTGCGCGCCACGAAGCTCTACCGGGCGAAGAAGCTCGGTGAGGCCTGCCCTCTGTTCGAGCGCGCCGCGAAGCTCGCGCCGGAGCACGGCCCCACGCTGGCGGACCTGGGGCTGTGTCTCCAGAAGCAGGGCCGGCAAGAGCAGGCCCTGGCCGTCTACCTGCGCGCGCTCAAGGCGAGCGGCGCGGACGCCAAGACGCGCGCCAACGTCTACTTCAACCTCGCCGCGTTCCATGACGTGACGCCTGAAGCCCTGACGCTGGAGCACCAGCCCACGCCCCGGGGCCACTATCTGGCCATCCGCGGCGCCGGGCCGTGCGCGGACCTGCCCTCCTCGGAGCCGAGCTGCGGCACCGTGCTGCAGGCGTGCTTCAGCGAATGGACGGCGCCCGTCGAGGCCGTCTACGCGGAGACCCCGCCGATGTTCTACACGGAGACGGGCTTCAACATGCACGTCAACGGGGCCGGAGCGCGGGAGGACGCGTCCACCCCCGCGCGGCGTGGAGAGGCGGGGTACTGCCCCAACGCGCCTTCGCCGGCGGATGGGGGCTCCCCGACGGGGCGGCACTGCCTCTACTGGGCGAGCAACGAGTTGCTTGACGAGTGCCACTACAAGGAACACGTCTGCGAGGCGCAGCGGGAGCCGTGGCTGAAGAACGGAGGCAGCTGCAAGTTCGTCTACGTGAATCCTTGCGAGGGCCGCGTCGCCGTCGCGTGTAGCGGCGCCCGCTTCTCGCCCAAGCAGGTCTGGGTGGGCGAGGTGTTGGTGGCGCCCGTCCGCTGA
- a CDS encoding TlpA family protein disulfide reductase produces MTDSIGAPPPAPKKAGGGTKLVLGLLGALGVGGVVYLGVLEAQRARLVPDGTTAPTMEMARHGGGTMKLEDLKGQVVMLDFWATWCPPCREEMPALVKLAKEYEPQGLVFVAASRDDGDSAPKLVEAFMRNHLPELAPYVVYADDNVARAFQVSALPTLYFLDRDGKVTDAQRGALSEDGIRRRIERALKQP; encoded by the coding sequence GTGACGGATAGCATCGGGGCTCCGCCTCCGGCCCCGAAAAAGGCGGGCGGCGGAACGAAGTTGGTACTGGGACTGCTGGGGGCGCTCGGCGTGGGCGGCGTGGTGTACCTGGGCGTGCTGGAAGCGCAGCGGGCCCGGCTGGTGCCGGATGGGACGACCGCGCCGACCATGGAGATGGCGCGCCATGGCGGCGGGACGATGAAGCTGGAGGACCTGAAGGGCCAGGTGGTGATGCTGGACTTCTGGGCCACCTGGTGCCCGCCGTGCCGTGAGGAGATGCCGGCGCTGGTGAAGCTGGCCAAGGAGTACGAGCCGCAGGGGCTCGTCTTCGTGGCGGCCAGCCGGGATGACGGCGACAGCGCGCCCAAACTGGTGGAGGCCTTCATGCGCAACCACCTGCCGGAACTGGCGCCGTACGTGGTGTACGCGGACGACAACGTGGCGCGGGCCTTCCAGGTCAGCGCGCTGCCGACACTCTACTTCCTGGACCGCGACGGCAAGGTGACGGACGCGCAGCGCGGCGCGCTGTCGGAGGACGGCATTCGCCGCCGCATCGAGCGCGCGCTGAAGCAGCCCTGA
- a CDS encoding CFI-box-CTERM domain-containing protein, whose protein sequence is MSARLQPEELFQAARERAAQLDVGRGDAAVERVRAAASALFVRIPEPPVYRRAEDPSRKAAQALLPEVERVLAEALAAGRDVSAVAPLEKLVAALLAHGEALCHTAAGRLEAAETAWRRAQELERAAHPTRHLVTSPPRPPPVFDKGSRVSRYDPRPAPQASVKLVCPNMGCKRVGDYAFLTSHAYNRFICPVCRTPFLAYFGELRGLEVEVGRSSKRYFFTVDEVGTTGSTRIEFEEASGQEFPSARRDLLAFVYTEARELKAVVNLTNQRLMWVSPASSCFVATVAFGEGAPELVAFRAYRDDVLRKSAPGRVFIRGYYRWGPDVAAWVSRRPVAREGVRWVLRRVHGRLTRSGFE, encoded by the coding sequence ATGTCCGCGCGCTTGCAACCCGAAGAACTCTTTCAGGCGGCCCGTGAGCGGGCCGCGCAGCTGGACGTAGGGCGTGGCGACGCGGCGGTGGAGCGGGTGCGCGCGGCGGCCTCGGCCCTCTTCGTCCGTATCCCCGAACCGCCGGTGTACCGCCGCGCGGAGGACCCTTCCCGCAAGGCCGCCCAGGCCCTTCTCCCCGAAGTCGAGCGGGTGTTGGCGGAGGCGCTGGCCGCGGGACGTGATGTCTCGGCGGTGGCTCCGCTGGAGAAGCTGGTGGCCGCGCTGCTGGCCCACGGCGAGGCGCTCTGCCACACGGCGGCCGGACGGCTGGAGGCCGCGGAGACGGCCTGGCGCCGGGCGCAGGAACTGGAGCGCGCCGCGCACCCGACGCGCCACCTGGTGACGTCGCCGCCGCGTCCGCCGCCGGTGTTCGACAAGGGCTCGCGTGTGTCGCGTTATGACCCGCGGCCCGCGCCCCAGGCGAGCGTGAAGCTGGTGTGCCCGAACATGGGCTGCAAGCGGGTGGGGGACTACGCGTTCCTCACCAGCCACGCCTACAACCGCTTCATCTGTCCGGTCTGCCGCACGCCCTTCCTGGCGTACTTCGGTGAGCTGCGCGGACTGGAGGTGGAGGTCGGCCGCAGCTCCAAGCGGTACTTCTTCACGGTGGACGAGGTCGGCACCACGGGCAGCACGCGCATCGAGTTCGAGGAGGCCAGCGGCCAGGAGTTCCCCTCCGCGCGGCGTGACTTGCTGGCGTTCGTCTACACGGAGGCGCGCGAGCTGAAGGCGGTGGTGAACCTCACCAACCAGCGGCTCATGTGGGTGAGCCCGGCGTCCTCGTGCTTCGTGGCCACGGTGGCGTTCGGCGAGGGCGCGCCGGAGCTCGTGGCCTTCCGCGCCTACCGCGACGACGTGCTGCGGAAGAGCGCGCCGGGCCGGGTGTTCATCCGGGGCTATTATCGGTGGGGCCCTGACGTGGCGGCGTGGGTGTCGCGGCGGCCGGTGGCCCGTGAGGGTGTGCGGTGGGTGCTGCGGCGGGTGCATGGCCGCCTGACCAGGAGTGGATTCGAGTGA
- a CDS encoding S1C family serine protease, translating to MGRARGKSVILFAALVCALVLPAQATGRERNRLWVESQNRALQKQRSTLSDVARRAMPSVVSITTQQAADVQAVAAGEEAQKGIGSGFIIHPDGYILTSAHVVEGAVEVIVSVLHPRGYVEEFEAIVVGEDARTDCALLKIAAPRKLPVLKLASASHVRSADWIVVIGNPFGLTHSVTVGVVSYMGRTDVTPNGRDGDFDYMQMDASINPGNSGGPVLDLHGDVVAVANAVNVAGQGIGFAIPIDIAKTVIPHLQAHGRVRRGWLGMSVQDFSPEVAEAFNLRRGRGVVVTDIVEGGPAERAGLQVGDVIVRVDQRSVRRAHALRWQVAARGVGRDVKFQVHRLGRPMKLTLKLDEMPSEETPLPTVASTAPGRHAGAPQPVLDDLLSPVPRSKSRQAAPPSGEAGPGTGGSGQDAPAP from the coding sequence ATGGGCAGGGCGCGAGGCAAGAGTGTCATCCTGTTCGCCGCGCTGGTGTGCGCGCTGGTGCTGCCAGCACAAGCCACCGGCCGCGAGCGGAATCGGTTGTGGGTGGAGTCACAGAACCGCGCCCTCCAGAAGCAACGCTCCACGCTGAGCGACGTCGCCCGGCGGGCCATGCCCTCCGTGGTGTCCATCACCACACAGCAGGCCGCCGACGTGCAGGCCGTCGCCGCTGGAGAAGAAGCGCAGAAGGGCATCGGCTCCGGCTTCATCATCCATCCGGACGGCTACATCCTCACCAGCGCGCACGTGGTGGAAGGCGCGGTGGAGGTCATCGTCTCCGTCCTGCACCCGCGCGGCTACGTGGAGGAGTTCGAGGCCATCGTCGTGGGCGAGGACGCCCGCACCGACTGCGCGCTGCTGAAAATCGCCGCGCCCCGCAAGCTGCCCGTGCTGAAGCTGGCCTCCGCGTCGCACGTGCGTTCGGCGGACTGGATTGTCGTCATCGGCAACCCGTTCGGGCTGACGCACTCGGTGACGGTGGGCGTGGTCAGCTACATGGGCCGCACGGACGTGACGCCCAACGGGCGCGACGGCGACTTCGACTACATGCAGATGGACGCCTCCATCAACCCGGGCAACTCCGGCGGGCCGGTGCTGGACCTGCACGGGGACGTGGTGGCGGTGGCCAACGCGGTCAACGTGGCGGGCCAGGGCATCGGCTTCGCCATCCCCATCGACATCGCGAAGACGGTGATTCCGCACCTCCAGGCCCACGGCCGCGTGCGCCGCGGGTGGCTGGGCATGAGCGTGCAGGACTTCTCGCCGGAGGTGGCGGAGGCCTTCAACCTGCGGCGCGGCCGCGGGGTGGTGGTGACGGACATCGTCGAAGGCGGACCGGCCGAGCGCGCGGGCCTGCAGGTGGGCGACGTCATCGTCAGGGTGGACCAGCGGAGCGTGCGCCGGGCGCATGCACTGCGCTGGCAGGTGGCCGCCCGGGGCGTGGGCCGTGACGTGAAGTTCCAGGTCCACCGGCTGGGGCGCCCGATGAAGCTGACCCTCAAGCTGGACGAGATGCCCTCCGAGGAAACGCCCCTGCCCACGGTGGCCAGCACCGCGCCCGGGCGGCACGCGGGAGCCCCTCAGCCGGTGCTGGACGACCTGCTGTCGCCGGTGCCTCGCTCGAAGAGCCGCCAGGCGGCTCCGCCCTCGGGGGAAGCAGGCCCTGGGACGGGGGGTTCTGGACAAGACGCCCCCGCACCCTGA